A stretch of Haloprofundus halophilus DNA encodes these proteins:
- a CDS encoding glycosyltransferase family 4 protein — MSLHVAYVVGQSTGGLPHYTAELANAVSKHAEVTVLKPDKTSADDLFDDEVEVIDAFKPISVSMPQLYSFEVNPFDFVRGIRSYDNLKLLDELDPDVVHDTSDMFPQVKLYAAKHNVGERWPFVVTRHEVALDRFSLSRPPVFVEEAMLAALPDVHESQYIVHSHKQKAALSTHGIDDDIIEVIPHGAYEVFGTHEDVDVDVDPNSLLFFGHIVPPKGLDTLAAAMPLIMREIPDVKLMVAGEGNLPRKLKRLQKNHPENVEVHNYYLPNDEVKNLFGRAEIVVAPYRSQGGTKGHSGAVSTAFSFGKPIVASTAGEFREQVQESGAGRVAPPEDPEKLAAVLIDVLQNDEKRATMRENSLRMAERLSWSSIADQHLDLYERLAGRQHATHSPTASK, encoded by the coding sequence ACCGGACAAGACGAGTGCCGACGACCTATTCGACGACGAAGTCGAGGTCATCGACGCTTTCAAACCCATCAGCGTCTCGATGCCGCAACTGTACAGTTTCGAGGTCAATCCGTTCGACTTCGTCCGCGGGATTCGCTCCTACGACAACCTCAAACTCCTCGACGAACTCGACCCGGACGTCGTCCACGACACGTCCGACATGTTCCCGCAGGTGAAGCTCTACGCCGCCAAACACAACGTCGGCGAGCGCTGGCCGTTCGTCGTCACTCGACACGAGGTGGCACTCGATCGGTTCTCACTCTCGCGGCCACCGGTGTTCGTCGAAGAGGCGATGCTCGCCGCGCTTCCGGACGTCCACGAATCGCAGTACATCGTCCACTCACACAAACAGAAAGCGGCTCTCTCCACCCACGGTATCGACGACGATATCATCGAAGTCATCCCCCACGGCGCGTACGAGGTGTTCGGCACGCACGAGGACGTCGACGTCGACGTCGACCCGAACAGCCTGCTGTTCTTCGGCCACATCGTCCCGCCAAAGGGCCTCGACACGCTCGCAGCAGCGATGCCGCTCATCATGCGCGAGATTCCCGACGTGAAACTGATGGTCGCCGGCGAAGGGAACCTCCCGCGAAAACTCAAACGGTTGCAGAAAAATCATCCCGAGAACGTCGAGGTGCACAATTACTACTTGCCGAACGACGAGGTCAAGAACCTCTTCGGACGCGCCGAAATCGTCGTCGCGCCGTACCGCAGCCAGGGCGGCACGAAAGGCCACAGCGGCGCGGTGTCGACGGCGTTCTCCTTCGGGAAACCCATCGTCGCGTCGACGGCTGGGGAGTTCCGCGAACAAGTCCAAGAGAGCGGTGCGGGGAGAGTTGCCCCGCCCGAGGACCCCGAGAAACTCGCAGCGGTGCTCATCGACGTTCTACAGAACGACGAGAAGCGAGCGACGATGCGGGAGAACAGCCTCAGGATGGCAGAGCGGCTCTCGTGGAGTAGCATTGCCGACCAACATCTCGACCTGTACGAACGACTCGCAGGGCGACAGCACGCAACCCACTCACCAACAGCAAGCAAATGA
- a CDS encoding glycoside hydrolase family 16 protein codes for MTLVFEDWFESGSLDRSKWRTKFPWDARTHNFDAYAADENVYVDDGKLVLRGENKPQEGKSYTTGVVSAKYIFSPGYFEGVMKVPPRFPGSWPAFWLTSASYWPPEVDIFEFFGADPEVYMTYHYDGDGEGSEQVRGTYEGPDYSADYHEFSVDWDPPHRVIWYIDGEERFRYTGDNIKFENMYLILNFGLGAEFLGYPSAENLPATYEIERVRVWER; via the coding sequence ATGACACTCGTCTTCGAAGATTGGTTCGAGAGCGGCTCGCTCGACCGTTCGAAGTGGCGAACGAAGTTCCCGTGGGACGCTCGGACGCACAACTTCGACGCTTACGCCGCCGACGAGAACGTCTACGTTGACGACGGGAAACTCGTGCTCAGAGGCGAGAACAAGCCACAGGAAGGGAAGTCGTACACGACCGGGGTCGTCTCGGCGAAGTACATCTTCAGCCCCGGCTACTTCGAGGGCGTGATGAAGGTGCCGCCGCGGTTCCCCGGGTCGTGGCCGGCGTTCTGGCTCACCTCCGCGTCCTACTGGCCGCCAGAGGTGGACATCTTCGAGTTCTTCGGTGCCGACCCGGAAGTGTACATGACGTACCACTACGATGGAGACGGAGAGGGAAGCGAACAGGTGCGAGGGACGTACGAGGGGCCCGACTACAGCGCAGACTACCACGAGTTCAGCGTCGACTGGGACCCGCCGCACCGCGTCATCTGGTACATCGACGGGGAAGAACGGTTCCGTTACACCGGCGACAACATCAAGTTCGAGAATATGTATCTGATTCTGAACTTCGGACTCGGGGCCGAGTTCTTGGGCTATCCGAGCGCGGAGAATCTCCCGGCGACCTACGAGATAGAGCGCGTTAGAGTCTGGGAACGGTAA
- a CDS encoding glycoside hydrolase family 16 protein produces MARDKLSGETHSGENEDDSGLLDRRDYLKLTGASAAALGGIGAGASSVAAVTEGGPENQDEWTLAFEDTFDSGSLDTSNWGVGFGWGMETNASPESISEEYVNITDGQLRIGASPDNGIEAGAVNTKDKQYFGPGSYWEAKIKFPKRVGFLPAFWAKPNSEAWPPEIDFVELFQTDGSSSDYTQSHHHIHYSSDTQPNGPHEDDGASYDVGDDLTENFHIYGCEWQEDAIRHYVDGQLVAERTADTIVESCNNGAPFYMMFTIHIDRVGTTDKSANWDEEMVVDWARVWEYGNDGSSDGGSDDGSNGDDSDNTDGSEEDSSGDDSEAREHYLWLRSEYDGGEASFEFSASGGNIDLQTNFPADYTVSDDRTSASGTVTERSNDLPGFWYDGQITEFDYSGPLQVFIDNQYVDPDTLPETESDGRGDTEGDEDEESGSSLPNTLTIDASGSSGTANYELSVSGSLEADSGASSEASVSDGSASGSVSDGQAVFGFEGELEGLSLDGDADVLVNERPVQLLRVQRADDSNGLVKYIVESTGRLLKADVPRSSVNPDDQVSGGKIFGKVVGGTDAYWLLEGEITDISTFGGDVVTTLDGAETDFTN; encoded by the coding sequence ATGGCACGTGACAAACTGTCAGGCGAGACGCACAGTGGCGAAAACGAGGACGACAGCGGACTTTTGGACCGACGAGACTACTTGAAACTCACCGGTGCGAGTGCCGCCGCACTCGGCGGAATCGGTGCCGGAGCGAGTAGTGTCGCAGCAGTGACCGAAGGAGGCCCCGAAAACCAAGACGAGTGGACGCTCGCGTTCGAGGATACCTTCGATAGCGGGTCGCTCGACACCTCGAACTGGGGTGTCGGATTCGGCTGGGGTATGGAGACGAACGCCTCGCCGGAGAGCATCTCCGAAGAGTACGTCAACATCACCGACGGACAGTTGCGCATCGGTGCATCACCCGACAACGGAATCGAAGCGGGCGCGGTCAACACGAAGGACAAGCAGTACTTCGGTCCCGGTAGTTACTGGGAAGCGAAAATCAAGTTCCCCAAGCGTGTCGGTTTCCTGCCGGCGTTCTGGGCGAAGCCGAACAGCGAGGCGTGGCCGCCGGAGATCGATTTCGTCGAGCTGTTCCAGACGGACGGCTCCTCGAGCGACTACACGCAGTCGCACCACCACATCCACTACTCCTCGGACACGCAGCCAAACGGCCCTCACGAGGACGACGGCGCGAGCTACGACGTGGGCGACGACCTCACCGAGAACTTCCACATCTACGGCTGCGAGTGGCAGGAGGACGCTATTCGACACTACGTCGACGGCCAACTCGTCGCCGAACGTACCGCCGACACCATCGTCGAATCGTGTAACAACGGCGCACCGTTCTACATGATGTTCACCATCCACATCGACCGCGTCGGCACGACCGACAAATCGGCCAACTGGGACGAGGAGATGGTGGTCGACTGGGCTCGCGTCTGGGAGTACGGAAACGACGGCAGCTCCGACGGCGGCTCGGACGACGGATCGAACGGCGACGACTCTGACAACACCGACGGCTCCGAGGAGGATTCCAGCGGCGACGATTCCGAAGCCAGAGAACACTATCTCTGGCTCCGTTCGGAGTACGACGGCGGTGAAGCGTCGTTCGAGTTCTCCGCGAGCGGCGGCAACATAGACCTTCAGACGAACTTCCCCGCGGATTACACGGTTTCAGACGACCGAACCTCCGCGAGCGGGACGGTCACGGAGCGCAGCAACGACCTGCCTGGCTTCTGGTACGACGGCCAGATAACCGAGTTCGACTACAGCGGTCCCCTGCAGGTGTTCATCGACAACCAGTACGTCGACCCCGATACGCTCCCGGAGACGGAGAGTGACGGAAGAGGTGACACCGAAGGAGACGAAGACGAGGAGTCGGGTTCGTCGTTACCGAACACGCTCACCATCGACGCCAGCGGGTCTTCGGGAACGGCCAACTACGAGCTATCCGTCAGCGGAAGCCTCGAAGCTGACAGCGGTGCGAGCAGCGAGGCGTCGGTCTCGGACGGTTCGGCGAGTGGTTCGGTGAGCGACGGCCAGGCAGTCTTCGGTTTCGAGGGCGAACTCGAAGGACTCTCGCTCGACGGCGACGCCGACGTGCTCGTCAACGAGCGACCGGTTCAGTTGCTCCGCGTCCAGCGTGCGGACGACAGTAACGGCCTCGTCAAGTACATAGTCGAGTCTACGGGTAGACTACTGAAAGCCGACGTACCCCGCTCCTCGGTCAATCCGGACGACCAAGTGAGCGGCGGCAAAATCTTCGGCAAGGTCGTCGGCGGAACCGACGCGTACTGGCTCCTCGAAGGCGAGATCACCGATATATCGACGTTCGGTGGCGACGTCGTCACTACGCTCGACGGCGCGGAGACCGACTTCACGAACTGA
- a CDS encoding metal-dependent hydrolase yields MWPWGHLAFGYVWYSVWSRTTTREPPTEVSTLAVVLGTQFPDLVDKPLAWVFGLLPSGRSLAHSVLTMALVVGVLYFLARKYRRTDLVTAFGIGYASHLVGDSLSALFDAEYGELAFLLYPLMYTDYGEEYGFLYRLAQLDIGDFLGPQFLVALAVVVLWIIDGAPGPGALSSLLKRAYDRLAGTSQSESEHGG; encoded by the coding sequence ATGTGGCCCTGGGGACACCTCGCGTTCGGGTACGTCTGGTACTCGGTATGGAGTCGGACAACAACGCGCGAACCACCGACCGAGGTTTCGACTCTCGCAGTCGTGCTCGGGACGCAGTTCCCCGACCTCGTCGACAAACCGCTAGCGTGGGTGTTTGGCCTGCTCCCGAGTGGGCGTTCGCTCGCTCACTCGGTACTCACCATGGCACTCGTCGTAGGTGTGCTCTATTTCCTCGCCCGAAAGTACCGACGAACCGACCTCGTCACCGCGTTCGGTATCGGCTACGCGTCGCATCTCGTCGGTGACTCTCTCTCCGCGCTTTTCGACGCCGAGTACGGAGAGTTGGCATTTTTACTGTACCCGCTTATGTACACCGACTACGGAGAGGAGTACGGTTTCCTGTACCGTTTGGCGCAGTTGGACATCGGTGACTTCCTCGGCCCGCAGTTTCTCGTCGCCCTCGCCGTCGTCGTCCTCTGGATAATCGACGGAGCACCGGGACCGGGGGCGCTCAGTTCCCTCCTGAAACGCGCGTACGACAGACTCGCCGGAACGAGCCAAAGCGAGTCAGAACACGGCGGTTGA